A section of the Ciona intestinalis chromosome 4, KH, whole genome shotgun sequence genome encodes:
- the LOC100176420 gene encoding leucine-rich repeat-containing protein 43-like, translating to MMTKTVSVAFHELLKTLCLQEFPCGIGTWRNPNDKFAEGQYAVTLKDYGVQYEKMEVLKEYLNSGTWDVDTSWSNEAADLRSLAISQPWKLSGGKNSSQFIQEFFKSLRIIDKQITEIDHGILSMKNLEDLTLSVNLLRKVPSDNLPPNLKVLELCTNCLTSITSLCKNPPPLLHLGLSYNQLHSVDEYKYFTVEYWPSLMSLDLSYNNLNQLVELVDRLASLPNLRNLILQGNPMSLIPGYRGHVVDALKELVVFDDVHISADEKHHYKGLGKKKELILDEAQLTVHFKGLNGIPIPAELVEDEERQEFPVISTQYVIKYEMLADAVPTTAETQDYTTPVTREKSKPSVIEPTTVVTYYTEPRDWNEGEISLDYKHTHVVYNLPCFRDFLQQGINFTIQYKRTLSWPMTPGETEGRVATPETTAKKSAKGGAETPSKKGKDSKAKDKGGKGEKDKGKKKIGGRDTEMEMRADPPTFTDIGTYHIPLSHFLEGDRRVNKLCHCGGGPMPTKEELELLKVKELEEVKPETKGTKRRTPSAEKTKAKGKPGSAAGKKKDVKKEPDEDAAEEEPPVPPPITLDVGINLLRWDTAADSLKGL from the exons ATGATGACAAAAACTGTTTCGGTGGCATTTCACGAGTTGCTGAAAACACTCTGCCTTCAAGAATTTCCTTGCGGTATTGGAACCTGg agaAACCCAAATGACAAATTTGCAGAAGGACAATATGCTGTTACGCTAAAAG ACTATGGGGTTCAATATGAGAAAATGGAGGTACTGAAAGAATATCTTAACTCTGGCACATGGGATGTAGATACATCTTGGAGCAATGAAGCAGCTGATCTTCGCAGCCTTGCCATCTCACAACCATGGAAACTTTCCGGTGGCAAAAATAGTTCACAGTTTATACAAGAATTCTTTAAAAGCCTCAGAATTATTGATAAACAG ATAACGGAAATCGACCATGGAATATTAAGCATGAAAAATTTGGAAGATCTGACCCTAAGTGTAAATTTGTTACGAAAGGTACCATCTGATAATCTGCCTCCAAACTTAAAG GTGCTTGAACTGTGCACTAATTGCTTGACAAGCATTACCTCTTTGTGTAAAAATCCGCCACCTTTGCTACACCTTGGTTTGTCGTACAACCAGCTTCACAGTGTGGACGAGTACAAGTATTTTACTGTAGAATACTG GCCATCTCTAATGTCATTGGATTTAAGTTACAACAACTTGAACCAACTGGTAGAGCTTGTGGATAGACTTGCATCGTTGCCAAACCTTCGTAACTTGATTTTACAGGGAAATCCAATGTCT ctCATACCAGGATATCGTGGACATGTAGTAGATGCCCTAAAAGAGTTAGTAGTTTTCGATGATGTTCACATTTCTGCTGATGAGAAACACCATTATAAAGGGCTCGGGAAAAAGAAAGAACTAATTCTGGATGAAGCTCAATTAACTGTACATTTTAAAGGACTAAATGGCATACCTATACCAGCGGAATTAGTA GAGGATGAAGAAAGGCAAGAATTCCCTGTAATTAGCACCCAGTATGTGATTAAATATGAAATGCTGGCAGATGCGGTTCCTACTACAGCAGAAACCCAAG atTACACTACACCTGTTACCAGGGAGAAATCAAAACCAAGTGTTATTGAACCAACAACAGTTGTCACGTACTACACTGAACCCAGAGACTGGAATGAAGGAGAAATAAGCTTGGACTACAA ACACACCCATGTTGTCTATAATCTTCCTTGTTTCCGAGACTTTCTGCAACAAGGAATCAATTTCACAATCCAGTATAAACGAACTTTGTCTTGGCCCATGACCCCTGGGGAAACTGAGGGTAGAGTAGCCACTCCAGAAACGACTGCAAAAAAATCAGCCAAGGGAGGAGCTGAGACTCCAAGTAAGAAGGGAAAGGATTCAAAAGCAAAAGACAAG GGTGGCAAAGGAGAGAAAGACAAAGGAAAAAAGAAGATTGGTGGAAGAGACACAGAGATGGAGATGAGAGCAGATCCTCCTACCTTCACAGACATAGGAACTTACCATATACCTTTGTCACACTTTCTTGAAGGAGACAGAAGAGTTAACAAGCTTTGCCATTGTGGTGGTGGCCCTATGCCTACCAAGGAAGAACTGGAActattaaaagtaaaagaattG GAAGAAGTGAAACCAGAAACAAAGGGAACAAAAAGAAGAACGCCTTCAGCTGAAAAGACAAAAGCAAAAGGAAAGCCAGGATCCGCTGCCGGAAAGAAAAAGGATGTTAAAAAGGAACCAGATGAAGACGCTGCAGAAGAAGAGCCTCCTGTTCCTCCACCTATTACTCTGGATGTTGGTATTAATCTTCTGCGCTGGGATACAGCAGCTGACAGTTTAAAGGgattgtaa
- the LOC100183453 gene encoding uncharacterized protein LOC100183453, which translates to MKQEIQVTPQQNLLSTIYRQSWYPVASSTKENRKKSHERESHRNAGNLRRDGSPFQKLRPTTTSRAHHKSIDDVRAYPNHSNTNYLPNGHKASQSVEVKSQNSTANPTNAEWCMNNTPPSETDIIFENNYVAPTDQTHHTSPTLASWRRRLRTCVQSRSKLDSQTRINKEVHNTSSPPCSNVSLASRQHSWTNVTAAKSYRAVNYPNHTLAAMCLQGTAPSVQQRPTSRAEKRTRCISNPSPSTDLRYFTGHIEPNELCKSDFLELQNEHYHCASNDNTSEHLNMEIEKESPDFELHTHCESETEDQMDSGDENTCSADCKHGDTCENELETQVFTAASSDYDSDLSDTEISSNIEDETTSMSSDDGINQQRRCDKYKQLYMNENQPTICHDPETEDTALGCCNKVIEFSSDEEEVFEDEYLFSEVLPAAFDEVTLHELSMLPFDSDWKAIVPVADFFPLAQKKIGKRKTTKAAVARRERIMQQRGDVEAVVERLLSFEKLQAVTAQNELQRKLHSAHLRSKSKHSVTKSLSAQSDSKISDSNNSAVKNIWARRRSSIPNFNARLAWATEARLNEDSMLNRACKDGDLTILHNNWLACCKDRAQGKSESKRADPSSQKSCDQVASSNVKRPKSSRNRVGYYEYHLSERSKDEKRRRYSNATNTSSVICSLCRERARRILSMKYPSKGTLDTRQKTTSTPRPQTNSNSQIEKCTPTATARPVTVRSPPIVPSPGSTISPKPATANPTVVTPLLWKTCNDKAKRTTRTLAKEYASAAQNSTAKFSRTQLRSPRPPVNGLVHLLSSAVKISAVSVLNEKKS; encoded by the exons ATGAAGCAAGAAATACAAGTGACGCCTCAGCAGAATCTGCTGTCTACAATTTACCGACAAAGTTGGTACCCTGTGGCTTCTTCTACAAAAGAAAACCGAAAGAA ATCGCACGAACGAGAGTCCCACCGAAACGCCGGTAATCTGCGCCGAGATGGATCGCCGTTCCAAAAACTCCGGCCTACGACCACCAGCAGAGCTCACCACAAAAGCATCGACGATGTACGGGCTTACCCAAATCATTCGAACACAAACTATTTGCCCAACGGCCACAAGGCTTCACAATCCGTGGAAGTTAAAAGTCAAAACTCAACAGCTAACCCCACCAACGCAGAATGGTGTATGAACAACACGCCACCGAGTGAGACTGAcataatatttgaaaacaattaCGTAGCTCCGACAGATCAAACGCATCACACGTCACCGACATTAGCATCCTGGAGACGTCGGCTGCGAACCTGCGTCCAGTCCAGATCAAAACTCGATTCCCAAACACGTATTAATAAAGAGGTACATAACACTTCCAGCCCCCCGTGCAGCAATGTAAGCCTTGCATCGCGTCAGCACTCGTGGACTAATGTGACGGCAGCAAAGAGTTACAGAGCAGTAAATTATCCGAATCATACGCTTGCAGCTATGTGTTTGCAGGGCACTGCACCGTCTGTTCAGCAACGACCAACGAGCAGGGCAGAAAAAAGAACTCGCTGTATAAGCAATCCTTCCCCAAGCACTGACCTAAGGTACTTCACTGGTCATATCGAGCCAAACGAGCTCTGTAAATCCGACTTTTTGGAATTACAAAACGAGCACTATCACTGCGCCTCGAATGACAATACATCGGAGCACCTGAATATGGAAATAGAAAAGGAATCTCCGGATTTCGAACTTCACACGCACTGCGAATCGGAAACAGAGGACCAAATGGATTCTGGTGACGAAAATACTTGTTCTGCTGACTGCAAGCATGGTGATACCTGTGAAAATGAGCTGGAAACTCAGGTTTTTACTGCCGCATCATCTGACTACGATTCAGATCTTTCCGACACAGAAATCTCATCCAATATCGAGGACGAAACGACCTCTATGTCCAGCGATGACGGCATCAACCAGCAAAGACGGTGCGATAAATACAAACAGCTTTATATGAATGAGAACCAACCGACCATTTGTCATGATCCGGAAACCGAAGACACGGCGCTGGGTTGCTGCAACAAGGTGATTGAGTTTTCGAGTGATGAAGAAGAAGTTTTTGAGGACGAGTATCTGTTTTCGGAAGTTTTACCTGCCGCGTTTGATGAAGTTACGCTACATGAACTCTCAATGCTGCCTTTTGACAGCGACTGGAAAGCAATTGTACCTGTAGCAGATTTCTTTCCCCTAGCGCAAAAGAAAATCGGGAAAAGGAAAACAACTAAAGCAGCGGTTGCTCGAAGGGAAAGAATAATGCAGCAGAGGGGGGACGTTGAAGCGGTCGTTGAACGGTTACTATCCTTTGAGAAACTGCAGGCAGTTACTGCACAAAACGAACTACAGCGTAAACTACATAGCGCACATTTAAGATCGAAATCGAAACACTCGGTCACAAAATCTCTCTCCGCGCAATCTGATAGTAAGATTTCAGACTCCAATAACTCGGCTGTGAAAAATATATGGGCGAGGCGACGTTCGTCTATTCCAAACTTTAATGCCCGTTTAGCTTGGGCTACCGAGGCTCGGCTTAATGAAGACAGTATGCTGAACCGGGCGTGCAAAGACGGCGATTTAACCATTCTGCACAATAATTGGTTGGCTTGTTGTAAAGACAGAGCGCAAGGCAAAAGCGAAAGCAAACGTGCTGATCCGTCTTCTCAAAAATCGTGCGACCAAGTCGCAAGTTCAAATGTGAAACGACCAAAGAGCTCAAGGAATCGAGTTGGGTATTATGAATATCACTTGAGCGAACGATCGAAAGATGAAAAACGTCGAAGATACTCCAACGCAACGAATACTTCGTCGGTTATATGTTCTCTGTGTCGTGAGCGTGCTCGTAGAATACTATCAATGAAGTATCCTTCCAAAGGAACTTTAGATACAAGGCAAAAAACGACAag CACTCCCAGACCTCAAACCAACAGCAATAGTCAGATAGAAAAATGCACGCCAACAGCAACAGCACGACCAGTAACTGTACGAAGCCCACCCATCGTACCTTCCCCAGGATCGACTATATCCCCTAAACCAGCAACTGCGAACCCTACAGTAGTCACGCCACTACTATGGAAAACCTGTAACGATAAAGCAAAACGAACCACGCGTACTCTTGCCAAAGAATATGCCTCTGCTGCTCAAAATTCAACAGCAAAATTTTCACGTACTCAACTACGGTCACCACGACCGCCAGTTAACGGACTCGTACATTTGTTATCCTCGGCCGTAAAAATTTCCGCCGTCTCCGTTTTGAACGAAAAAAAGAGTTGA
- the LOC100181103 gene encoding uncharacterized protein LOC100181103, translated as MMSRIPRLLLFDIDGTLTTSAHTVGKGGSSLLKALSVAFDRNIERNGVVFSGGTDPSITKDVLIANGITSDNSQNYAHCISKAFEMLPGVVKTGIADGSYCWKSLPKVNELLQVLSKRKDVKLALLTGNLQATALLKLKSAQIDVDLFKLENTDELFGAFGSDPHDQRSDLVTVAKARYSEFLGHKNITPNDMIVIGDSPKDIECAHANNVPCLAVATGMFKTDQLQTADCVLENFQNVDETVRAIVETIRKI; from the exons ATGATGAGTAGAATTCCGAGGTTGCTGCTTTTTGATATCGATGGTACTTTAACTACGTCGGCACACACGGTTGGGAAAGGCGGTAGCTCTTTATTAAAGGCTTTATCAGTAGCATTTGACCGAAACATTGAAAGAAACGGCGTCGttttttctg GGGGCACAGATCCAAGCATAACAAAAGATGTCCTGATTGCCAATGGTATAACCAGTGATAACTCTCAAAACTATGCACACTGTATATCTAAAGCATTTGAAATGCTACCAGGAGTTGTAAAAACTGGTATTGCAGATGGGAG ttattGTTGGAAATCGTTACCAAAAGTAAATGAATTACTACAAGTGTTATCTAAAAGGAAGGACGTAAAACTTGCACTACTAACAG GAAACCTGCAAGCCACTGCACTGTTAAAACTCAAGTCAGCACAAATAGACGTGGATCTTTTTAAACTGGAAAACACAGATGAGCTTTTCGGAGCATTTGGTTCTGACCCACATGACCAAAGGAGTGATTTGGTTACTGTGGCAAAAGCAAGATATTCAGAGTTTTTGGGTCACAAAAACATAACGCCCAATGATATGATAGTTATTGGGGACAGTCCAAAGGATATAGAGTGTGCTCATGCTAACAATGTGCCATGCCTTGCAGTAGCAACTGGAATGTTTAAGACTGATCAACTACAGACTGCTGACTGTGTCCTGGAGAACTTTCAAAATGTAGATGAAACTGTTCGTGCAATTGTTGAGACCATACgaaaaatatga